The region aacATGTTAATTAGAACCAAGTCTTATTTACAGGGAAAATTTTAAATTCACACTTTCCTTTCTAGACACAATTGAGCTTAGCCTGTGCCAGCAGGACAAATGACCCAGTGGAAACCTGGTTCTGATATTCTGCCATCATTTAAGTTTGGGTAGGATATTCTGTTGTCTCCCAGCTAGTACAACTGCTTCAGGTCATATTTTACCTGCCAGAGTAGTTGAAACACTTAATGCTGAAGAACTGTAATTGGAATTTGATGGTCTCTTtctaggagaggaagaaaaaaaaagtgaacaagtaTTCTGAATAAAtggtaacattaaaaaaaccacaatgtaTAAGGAAATCATAGGAAAATATAGACTGAGCAAAAAGggataaagtttatttttaaaaatattgttactgAGTTACTTCATCACACTTTACAGTTATTTAATAGTTCATCAAGTCACACAGCTTATTCTGAAGATACTTGCAATTTAAGACCCACAGAAGACATTCACTACAGTAAAGTACTCAGCACTGAAGCATACCAGGACAGAACATATTTAAGGAGTATGCAGCAGAAAATTAGGTTCACAAGAAAACTCAGATTGAATTGTGTAGAGATCTGTAACGCTGTAGGATTGGTATAAATGAGTTATGAATGGAAATGTCTGCATGTAAGACTAAACAGCAGCAAAAGGGTTAAAAGAAATGATACTGTTCCTAGAAAAACACTCATGTTACTCAGATTGTTATGTCAGGACCTGAAGGCAGCACTATGACAAGGCCAACTATAGAAGACCCTTCATTGTGATAAAACCACACCACAGATGACTTGTTAGGATGTCACGTTTTCTTGCTGACAACAGGAGGGTGGCAATAGGGTCACAGCATATCACATACACCATTCTGCTTCCTCCTAGACATGtattccaaataaaaaaacctgacaatGGGCAGCAACCTGGCCCAAGATTTATGAAGACTGAAGTCAGCAAGATTCTGAAGCAAAAGAGTGCCCCATATAAGCTGATGATTCctaaaaaacataaaatatctGCCCAAAACCTAATTTTGTCCCAGGCAAGCACAGAACGCCAGAGACTTGACCACAGGTAACCTTCATACTTTGTACTGCAGAGCCAATCCTGGCCAGACTGCCTGGGCACACGCATCCTGCTGCCTGTGACTGAATGAAATCCAACAGAGTTAAGTGCAATTGGATAACAGCAACTTATTTAGGGATTTTGTAAATAAACATCACCTTCCTCTTCCACAAAATCCTTCACTGAGTTTTCTTACATTCATTTCCCTACAGCTGCAAGACCAAAACAAAATTCTGCAAGGCAAACTCTTACAAGACTTAATGCACCAATTTCAAAGTTAGTGAGGACTCAGGTAGCTGAAACTCAACAGAAGTGTTTGCAGGATCACAGGCTTATTCATACTagcctttcttttaaatatcattcaaaagagaaaaacctgaaCATTTAGATGCATCAAAGAGTCTGATTTGCAGATTACCTTCTAGTGTATTGGTCTCGAAAATCCTCTCGCACAGGTTCTAAAAAACATAAAAGCTAAACTTTAAAAGCTAAGCAGACCAGACAATATTTTAGTGCACACTAAAGTATAAAGCAAGACATTAGAAGCAAACACAGACCACTAACAAGGAGCTGTTCCCTGTCATGCAGGCATGCCATCATTACATACTTTATACAGGTTCCTTGCACTAGAGTTAAAGTTCTTTATGCATATGTTCTGAAGCATTGTAGAAAAGACTTACCTAATATTGCTGAAAGATTTGAGATCTGCGGCATCTTATCTATGGTCACTGCTTTGCTGGAGTCCAGGAGAGTAGAGTTCTTGTACTTGCCGGAGTCCTCAGAGTAAAAATTACTTCTTTCTGGACAAAAAAGATGTAAATGCAAGCTTCTGGCGCTGAAATTCATTGAGTTATTAAATTTGTGACCAAACTGAAGGCAATCACATTTGCAAGACAGGAACTTTAAAGCAAAGTATAAGCATTGTCTGGGCTCATACAGCTGCAGAAAAGTTTGGGAGGAATTTGGCTCAAAACAGGTTTGTTGTTCATCCTCAATAAAGAGCTTGTGTCAACAGGAAATACTTTAATTTTACAGTATGATTCAAATTACACCAGGACCTGATTCACACTGGATTGGAGGACCAGATATACAGAACCCATGTTAAGCACAGGTTGGCTTATAACAAAGATCTGACCTGGTGAGTCACACCAAGAGAGGCCACTAGTCTTTCTATTATAGATAGTCCGCCCACATTTTCTACATCAAATAAAGCTCAAAAAAATCCACAAGTCTCACCTGAGCCATCATCTCTGAATGTTTCAGGGGATGGGCAACTGTTCAGGCTGTCACTAGTACCTGCATTATAATCTGCAGTTGAATCTACATCTAAACACTCTAGGAGAAAGGTTGAAACACCTGTGGGAAGAGTCATTCCTGTACctagagaaaaagacaaaaaaggcagctaccaaaaaaaaatatcatcttgTACAAAGCATCAGGATTTCCTTATCTAAGTCTCATTCCTGTGATGAGCTAAATATTGTCAAGTCAGTATCTTATACCGCTTCATAATacaattaaagaaacaaataaacaaagggcGTCCTGAAGGCCCATTTACACTACTATAAGCTAACAGAAGACACCTTCCATGCCCAAGGCTCACTAGAAATACCTGAAGTATTTAGCCTTTGATAAGGTAATTCTTAGTCAGCTTTGTTTTCAGAAGGACAAACTGTTTAGGCACAAGcgtttaaaaatgcagttttgagtAAACTGAAGAACTTGCATCAGTAACTAGTTCTGTCAATGATAAAAACCAAGTTCGTGTGGTTTTCAACAGGCTGGACTCAAAACTGTCTCAGGTCTTGTAGGTCTCCTATCCTGTTTGTGCTGCTGACAATCAATTCATGTGAACCAAGCCACATGCTGGAATAAGAGGCAGAAGTCTAGCCAGTGGTCTCAAAACCTGTACTTTCTAATATCATGCGGTCAGAACAAGTACAAGAACAGCACACCAGTACTTTTAtagaaatacagttaaaattatgtaattaattttacatttagtTTTATacagatacaaaaatatatttaataatataaTGTATTGCCATTATACTCACTTGAAGTCACTTCAGCATTTTTCAAACTTTCATTACTTTCAGAGTTGATTATCAGGGATTCCTAAAAATCAAATGACCAATACAAACAACCTGAGAAAACTGGATGTAgacaaagaaatgcaattaaatgtATTCCTACATTAGTAGATCCTCAGAAACTTACTGTCTGGTACTCTACCACTTAAACTTGCTATTCACAGTGTAATTTGTACCAGGGCGTCTCATGCATCATTAACAAATCTGCAATCTGACTTAAAGTTCTAAAATTCATAATGAATACCCAATCATTTGATCCTACAATCTTTGCTGGACAAGACTTCCAGTGAAGGCTACTGACATCAACTGAAGTTATGCATAAGATAGCAGTGGAGTAATgaatttccttgggtttttttcctttttttttttttttttttgatagagaGAGGCCCAATTCATGCTGCTCACTTTCAGAATCCTAGACAATTTCTATAAATACAATTATGTTGTGTACATAGTGTATTCTATGAAACTAAGCATTTGCAGGAAACAAATAATTGCTGGACTCTAAATAAGAgctaacattttaaagaaaaatagttttacatTAATATCACTGGAGTCCTTTGCCGTAGCAGATTTCAGTTCAAACACACCTGTTGAACTATTTTCTCACCACTGCAGTATTAACTGTCCTGTAACACTTCCGCTCAGTCATCTCAAAATACTGTGTTCCAGTTTTACTAATGTGAGGAAGAGCGCAACAGTGACTTGCCAAAGGTCTGCGTCTGAACTAGAAGTGAGCAATTCTCTGGAATCACACTCTAATGAGATATCTTCCACACAACACAACTGCTATGACCTTTCCTCATTAAGGATAATTAGTATTGATGTTTTCCCATGCTACCAATAGCTCCAACAGCTTTTATTCTGGCCAAAGACACAGGAAAATATCACCAAAATACAGGACCAAGTTCAGCCTCAAAAATgatcacacacacatgcacataactCACAGCAAATTCTACTTGATTAGAAAAAGAATTTAATATGTCACATTTCTTTATCCTCCATAAATTACTAGTAGATAAAGAGCAAGACAGCATTCTCACCTTCAGCAGCACAGtgctttcttctattttctttttttttccaaagtctgtTGTTTCTTTGACATTCACTTGATTGCTGCAGTTGAAGAACAGAGCTGAGCTCAATACACAGACCTACACTGTTCTACAGGAAGGGGACAAAAACTACAAAACATCTTCATGAGGTGCCAACAAACAGTCTGACAAGCATCAGTTTACTGATAATTCAGACTGCATATCTCCAAGAGACATCTCATGCAGGCAAAACAATATTAATGATTAGCTAGTGTTAATAATGGTGTATTTGAATGAGTTCTAACAGACCTTTGGCTACATGAATAGCTCACTTCAGTGACTTCAGAATGTTCTCTAATTTTTGGTAGGGTTTTCACACTGCACTTTCTCTTCAGGCCTAGAGAAGAATAAGTAGTTCAGTAGTTTTAGTTTTAATATTAGAATTTAGATGATTATTTCTAATAGGGCACCTTTAGCAGTTTCCCCTCTTCCATGCCCACAATTTTTGACCCTACTACCACAAACACTGTAAAGTCCgaatttgctttattatttttaccCAAGCTTTTTTTCAAGCAGTATATCAGCAAGACGAAAAAAAGAGCAGACTTCAAGAACTACTTCAGGTGTTTCAGAAACCTGctgattaaaagagaaaagaaaataccttggaaGTGACCTTTAGCTAGGTTCAAAGCAGTTTGAGTCTAAATCAGTTTTAAATGGAGTTTATGAGGAATATCATAGGAATTTCTATATAAACTGGTCCTCACTGTATATAATCCCAAAGGCCATGATGACACAATTACTTAGGAAGCTGAAAATTTCAGGGATGTATTTTCTTACCCTAAAACCAATTTTATAAGTTGTTTagctttgtgttttattttcagtggcTAGGAGCTAGAAACAGCCAAACTTTGAGTTACACTTTTATGAAAGCAAGTTAAAAGAGCATCCATCCCTATGCCAAGAAATGGGTCTGAAGTACCACATTTCCTCAGGACTGCAGAGAGCCCTTTAGCTGAAACTCCCTGGGAGTTCAGGACTGGACAACGTATGAGCAGGACTcatccctttccctctttcttccaaGCATATATAAGTAGGAAAAGCAAACAGTCCTCAGGGCTGCCAGTTGCACCCAGTTATGTATGCAAGAGTACTAAACACCTACAAGAGCACAAGCCAGCAGAGCAGGATCAAGACAGAAGCTAATGTTCATCGTACCCTGTAACAGTAAAGTCTTACCTTTAAGTTACCAAGATCAGTGTGGGACCAAGACATCCCACGCTGGTCTTCCCCATTTACTTTAGCAAGCCACACTATTAATGTCAGCCTTTACTTGAATCCCATACCTTTTCTTCAGACAGCGATTTTTCTTTAAGGTCTCCAATTCTTAACTCTGAGATCTGCTAAACTGCATTCAACAATGAGGCTGTTCCCTTCGAGGCACAACTTTATGGTATTTTTCAAACTATCCTGTCAAAGGCGGGCAAGGTTTTTTCTTGCCATTGCTGAAGGAAATTATTAGATGGGGGGGTGGACGGGGCGACGACAccttacaaaaaggaaaaaccctTTTTATTACTAACTAACAGCTAAAACAGAGGACACAGCCCTGTTTCCAGATCAGCTGCGTGCGTTCTCCATGCCAAAAGGGACATGGGTAGCAACAAGCCGCTTCCCAAGCTCACACAGGACCACCTCGGCTGGACACAAAGGCTGAGAAACCCAATGCTAGACGGCTGGGGTGGGGGTCGCTGAAGCCACACAAGATTTATCAGACCGCTATCGGTAAGAACCTTCCCCGGAGGGCGGCTCAACCTGACCGGCATCCTCACCCGCTCCTCAAATTGCCCTGAAAACACAAGTATTGGACAAAACACAGCACACAGCCCCCTCCCGCCTTCGCCCCCGCCCCAGACGCCTCCCCGCTGGTgcggcctcccggcccggcccggtccccgCGGTCGTTCCAGCCCAGCACGGCGGGGCCCGCAGAACGGCGCCGGCGGGAAGAAAGGCGCTTACTGCCGGCCTCCGGCCCGCGGGGACCCGCGCTCCCAAAGAGAAGCCGCCGACACGACTGGGAGACGCCGGCCCGCCTGCTGGCTCTGCCCGGAGGAACGGCCGCCCCCGGTAGCGGGGACGAGCGGCGTTTCTTCCGCGGTGCCTTCCCGCCCGGGGCAGCGCTCTGCCAGCAGGACGGCTCCATTTCGGACCGCGTCTCCTCAGAGAGGCGGGAGGAGACAAATTagggctgggctccagctgccctCAGGGGACGACAACCGCCCGCTCCCCACAAGCAGCGTCACCTCAAGAACCGCCTCGTCCCCGCCGTTAAACCGGCGCCCAGCCCGCCCCAGCCCGCATGCGCGGCGGCACCCAACGGCCGCCCGCTAGGCGGCGCCATCACCCCGCGGcgcccggcgggcgggggcgccggGTTTTCCCGCCGCCCGCCGTGAGGGGAAGGCTGTCCGCTCCCCGTCCCGCCTCAGCCGCAGGGCTGGGAAGGTGTCGGGCCCTCGCCCCGCTGTGGGGGCTGCCCGCCGACGGATGGCTCCCTGGGGGGAGGCAGAGCGGCTGTAGGgacggaggggaagggggagagttGATTCTCCTTGGGCCCAGACTGCCCTCAGGCGGGCCGGGGCCGAGGAGGCTGGAAGATGATGGCgggcgggctggggagggggtggccgTTTCCCTGGAAGCGAGCACCGGCCACCGGTTTCTGAGGCAAAATTAAAAGTGCATCGTTGCCTGTCAATAATCCTGCCTGGTCCTGCTGCCCTGCCACTGGCCTTTGCGGGGGGCGGGTGTACTGGGTGCTGCTGCGCGCTTGCGCTGGTTTTGGCTAATAAATGTGCCGACGGATTCGGTTTTCTAGTGCTACATCTTGAAACTGTGTGTTACATTCCTTTTTACTGATCAGACCTTTGTCTCAGCTTAAGTTTATAGAGCAGAGGAATCTCATTGCTTCGTTAAcatgaaaaattttaaagaattctCTGGCATTGCTGGATTTCCACGTGAAGGGAGAGATGCAAGTGCACACAAAAACTGGAATAGAGACTGAACGCTTTTAAACTTTATTGTTTTAGACACATAGTCTGAAAAAATACTATGCATTCCCAATTGTCAATTCATATTAAACAAGCATATACATTTGGTTATATTAttattgatttaaaataaaaaaaaaatgaaaccattaCAGAAAGACTGCTGCATCTTCAGAGAACTTtgcaacaatttttttcatagaagaTTGCTAAAACCAATCTCAGGTTCCAATATTCCTTTGGTCATTATGTTAtcttatgtatatatatattatttttttttttacaacacatTTTGTATAGGCACGCATTCTGAACGACTTCATACCGATTGTGAGGACAGAGTGCTGGAGTAACAACAGATTTTATAAAAGAACTTTTATTGTATACCAGTCCACGAGAAAATCTTATGAGCAGTTTTGAGAAATGTGACAATTTAATTCTTTACAAAAGTTTCCATAGATGACTTTTTGATATACATGCTAATATaccaaaactgaaaaatctttaattacagttaagattatttttttttacaccaatGTATGTTATATTTTAACCCCTTCACCTTCAGTTGAAAATAGAATAGGCAACACCTACGAAAATGCCTCATTTGTTCGCTGCTTGTACTTTGCTAAAATACATaacaaaaagctgaaatgaaGTGAAGGGCTTAAAGGGGCTCTAGATGcctcagaaaacattttattttggaacAATTCCAGGGATCTAAAACTTTTTCCCTCCCAGACTACAAGCATCCAGATTTCTCCTCTGAAAAGCATAGCCTCAGCTTCATCATTTAACAGGAATAAAGGTGGCATAGAAACCACTGAATGTGCAAAGTACTGAAGAATGTTAAttccaagaagaaacaaagatCTAATTccgatatcttttttttttttccacagacaaaCCCCAAGTGAGCTAAAGATACAAAAAGTACGCAGATAGAATTGCCtctaaataaaatgcttttccaaATTTTCTGTAAGGCATCAAGAGGTCTTTAAGTAATCTGTTACCATGCAAAAATAATATATTCTTTCCCAGTTTACATTCATCTTGTAGCAGTTTATTTACATATAGATCACCAGTTTGTGCTTTtaacacatggaaaataaaaacaaacaaacaaacaaaaaccccctctAAGTTACTTTGTTTCATTCCAGAAGATTAAGtcagattattttctgttataTGCAAGAATTTCATATTCATGGCAAAAATGACACTGGACTTTACTGATGCTGATATATACTTACTAACAGTGATGACAGGATTGCAAAATAGTACTTTATCAATAAACGACTCACCGTCTCTCTCTCACCCGATGTGCATCAACCATTTTAACCTGCAAATATGCTTTTCGGGACAGAATAGTGCTGTGTATTTCCTGCCAACATGGGGTTAAGACTGTCTGGTGTGGCTTCTGCTCACACTTTTGTGTGTCTTCGACCATTTCTGTGGCAGAACTGTGCAACATTGAgcaaagaacatacaaaatgtatAACTAAGCAATATTCTCTCCCTGGAAAAATCTATTTCATTCTGATTTTCTTGTATGAGCACTGGACGCAGTCTtccagtgatttcacaggcataGCACCAGGCCCAGGAAGAACCTCCCATTTTTAAAATCTCCGAGAACACGGTACCTCAGCCCGCAGCACACCGACTGCAGCGTAAGCCTTCGGGGGAGAAGGTGCAAAACTCCTTCCTCTCACTTGGCTGCTCAAGGCGACCGACAACCAGTAACGGCCCCGTCACAGGCGCCTGACTCCGACCGGCACTGATCCCACCTGCAGCGGGCGACCGGAGCTGTGCTCATTTCAGTGGGCTTGCTCTACTTTTTCATTAATTGATTGTGGAATGAACCCCCAGATGACAGCGATTAGTTAAAACCCGTCATCCTGAAGCCATCAAGAACAGGGCTCTTTACAGAGAAGGGTAACTTGCATTGCCATTTATGCAACAGTGCTTGAGTCTCAACTCTTTCAATAGGATGaatattagaaattaattttgtaattagttatcttgaggaaaaaaaaccccaaactggttATTGGACAGCCCAGGGGATTTTTCCCTGGTGGCCATAAGAAGTATTTCAGTTTAAGAAAGCTCAATCCAAAATAAACGTTACTGGAATTTGAAGAGAAGCATGTTTGTGCCTAGCTGACGCGTTACGCACGTGTTCCTTTCAAGTTTTAATCTCTTACAACATTGCTACGATTGTGGCAAGAGAGAGTGACCTGCAGAGGAAAATCTGATTACGCAAGAAAGCATTAAAGAGAGCTTTTAGTTTATTTGTACAGCTTTTCACAAGTTCTGAAAGTAGTCACGCTTTTGGTGTGACAACACAATTCCTCCCAAATTTTGCATCATCCTAGTGTGGCCTagtctgttttttcttatttgtttggcGTTCATATCTTTGGCTCTAGTGCATCTGACATTTTGCATCAAATACTGAAAGAAGAATACCGATACATTATTCAGCACTATATACTTAAAAATACCAGCCATCTAAGCCATAAATAAACTCATATTGGGATCTTCTATACTTATATAAAGTCAGAGTTTAGTTATCTAGGAAAGTCTAGTAAACTGAAATCatcttagaagaaaagaaaattaaattcatgtGGTAGAAAAAGGTCAGTGGAAAATAGCTTCTCTGTTCTTCTTTAGATgactagttgtttttttttattttaaaagtatgtcgCATTAAAACAGGAAGTCATACTGATTCTTCATAGCTTTGAAGCATGCGTATGTAATGACTGTTTTGGCCGATACAAAAAGGAGATGAACTAGACTCCGCAGAGATGAAAATCCTTTGTGACTTGACCTAAAGAACCAGATTTTATACAGTAATTCCTATCCTCTGTAGACATGGCAGACACAAATTCCCCAGGGATACTGTTGCTGTGTACATTGATGAAAAATGAATGTACAACACCATCAGATCACAGTAATGGCATTTCTTACTTGCTTTGGACTGATATGAGTCATTGCACTGGAATCAAATGAGGAATCAGGCGCAAAAAGGGATTCAGACAAATACTTGCACATTTGATAAATCACCGTGTTCTTTATATGAGTGATTATGTTAGCTGATACGGTTTCCTTTGTATCATTTTGTTCTGAAATCACTGCAATAAATCAGTCTTCGTGTAACACTAACTCATTAATTcgatttatttcattttgaagcATGCAATAGAATTTCAGAGGGAAAATAAGAGATCATTTAGATTAAAAATTTAAACTTTTAGCTTCAAAAGTCTACAGTGGATTCCAGTTTAAGAGAGAAAATAAGTGTGCTTTCACTGTCCTAGCAAAGAAGATCTAGCAGGCACAGCTCCATGCTAGTATGCACAGGTGCAACAAACAGCAGCtattaaaatacacatatatatttaggACCCTGTTAAGCAGAAGGAAGCCACCAACAGTCCAAATATTCAAGTGACTTGACGTTACAGTTTTCTTATGTTTTGTACTGTGCTTTCTATCAGGAGAGAGCTCTAGAGTCTGTTCCTGTTCCACATGGGACTTATCCCCTTTCTAATGGCTGCAGCTGATCGTGAAATCTAAGGTTCATCCAGACAACTTGCTGTTCATTCCAGGGAGGCCGCTGGAAGTGATGACAGTGGGAACTGAGGCTTCCAGACATCTGAACGCAGAAATGTTTGCTTAGCAGGCCTTTCTGCAACCACGTCCAATATTTTACCGTACCATGACACCTTCCAACAGCGCTGGCTAACACAGCCTTTCGCCCATCCCTGTGGGCCTTTTGGAGCAGTATTTCTTCCCCTTCCACAGCCAGCCGAAGGATGCCCTCCACTGCTGCATCTCAGGCTGGCCTTTCTCCCAAACCAATTTCTTTTGCTAAGCCCCATTCAGAATCGCAGCTTAGACCTTGTGCTCCGTTTCCTTAGCACTGTTTTCTGAAAGGGAGTTAGTCCAACTGGACTACGCAGTATTAGCAGCATGTAAAGTAATAAATTAGGGACTGGGAGCATGTGGGTTAACGTAAACTCCCACAGAAAGCCGCCACAGAGCCAGCGATGCTTTTGCAACCTTCTCAGTTTGAGCAGTTCAGATGTCCGTGAGTGTACTGTGCTGAAGGAGGCCCTAATGTAAAACCAGCATGCCCTGTATAAACTGAGTTCAGATGAAAAGGAAATAGAGGAAATTCTATCCGACCGCTTCCTAACCTGTTCTTGTAATTTCAAGGTAATGTTAGTCCCTTAGATGTAATATAATAATAGGTCTATGAAGTACAAATAGCAGGAGATTCATTCCTGTTTCTATTCTGGTTGTTTGTTAGGTCATTAATGATTAAATCAAATCCGTGTAATTTATGTCCTGGAAAATATAAAAACTATCACTTTTATATATAAACCAATATCCAGCTTGAAGTTCCAGATCAGGGAAAATAGACTTTCACCATCAGTCACTGATTGTTTGAGGTAGACCACATTATTGAATTATCCACAATTTTAGTTTCTAATGTATTAGGTTATATACAATCAAATATCAACAGACATACCTGAAATTTTCcctattttaattagaaatggtTGTAGTTATTAATAAGTTTCCATAATTTACTTGGTCATAGATTGAAATTTCTGTAAGTTTTGTGGCAATTTAGCATAATCCTTAGTAGTACCCTATTGTGTACATAGAGTAAAAAATGAACTGTGTCAGACCtgatggaaaaaagaagtaaaattatgGTTAGTGATGAAATCCTAGAACAATGAAAGGCTCAAATGTAAGATTCAGATGCTTATCCATTTCAGCTGTGTCATTCTGGCTCTGTATTTTTGAGTGTTACTCTAATATTGCTATGAAGTCCATTATTCAGAACATTCTTCCCGTGGTTTCAGATGGAGATGCTTGAATATAGCTCTTCTATTTGTTTTTTGAAGTAATCTCTCAGTTCTGGTCTCTTAGCCTTTAATGTTGGTGTCAACAAACCGTTTTGTACTGAGAACATATCAGAGTGAATGTAAATGGCTTTGacctaaaataaaaaagggatATATTTATAGCAAAAATGACAGGCATCACACTCCGTAAGTGTAACTTCTTAAGCCAGCCTTGCTGCGGTTACCTCTGGCTGTGCCTGCACCCCAGGGGACCCTTCTGCCGGGTCCCCAGGATTTCCCTCACCTGCCCAAATTTTCCAAGGTGACACTAAATCCCTCCACCACCCCTCACCACTCCCTGCTCTCCTGCTTGTTTTCCTGTGTCTGTGCTGACCCGACAGCCAGCCAGCGCAGAAGGGAGCTCTCCGAGAGAATGAGCACATAAACCTCTTTTCCGTATGAAACCAAGGCCAAAACACAGCGAGGCAGAGCGCAAGGGACAGTATCGCCATATGCGATATTGTAACTGCGGGGTTTCACACGGTTGAAAGACTGTGGACGAGAgtggaagggagggagggcagggagtcAGGCCGAGAAACATCATCTTAACCAGACTGCAAAAGAAAGTAAGCGGTGCTAATTCGGTCTTGCGAAATTATCATGAAGCTTTGCAGGCACAAAGAGCATACACGATTATCATCTTTAAGGAAGAATTGATGGTGTTCTACTAGCTaattaaaatgatataaaatCAT is a window of Accipiter gentilis chromosome 26, bAccGen1.1, whole genome shotgun sequence DNA encoding:
- the MEIKIN gene encoding meiosis-specific kinetochore protein, producing the protein MEPSCWQSAAPGGKAPRKKRRSSPLPGAAVPPGRASRRAGVSQSCRRLLFGSAGPRGPEAGSLKRKCSVKTLPKIREHSEVTEVSYSCSQSNQVNVKETTDFGKKKKIEESTVLLKESLIINSESNESLKNAEVTSSTGMTLPTGVSTFLLECLDVDSTADYNAGTSDSLNSCPSPETFRDDGSERSNFYSEDSGKYKNSTLLDSSKAVTIDKMPQISNLSAILEPVREDFRDQYTRRKRPSNSNYSSSALSVSTTLAGKKVCKITAGRERTPDLKTGMRCSSPLGPETKPDNQTAKPKMLKCKRKEKNSNALEEGTSSSFSRLDAPGNTAAKSVGLLTAEVLPSKQTDAVVQISSTMLIIEEKKALKNLGYSQPAELDFLSLSPVCKASPGEDLFLNTTGLYVNSEGIVSASLSSEKESIPLSPEENNMFSPLCGKQEICSIVRTSPCQRHSRLHQIPVNTEAFWLPKGVPEDIITSTKNWIYCKHR